In a genomic window of Maridesulfovibrio ferrireducens:
- a CDS encoding Hsp20/alpha crystallin family protein, translating to MPNLTSWGSREIEKLKNDMDRLFDSLCVDYGIPSVCGIIDCTPRTEMKEQNESLMVRTTMPGFQAEDLGVSVTETTMTISGEKKVTFQGGRKTNHFKKTIPLPCRVDPENVRATFKDGVLEIVLLKCIIKPQKTIFITAE from the coding sequence ATGCCCAATCTTACTTCGTGGGGAAGCCGGGAAATAGAAAAACTTAAAAATGATATGGATAGACTCTTTGACAGTCTATGTGTGGATTACGGCATCCCTTCAGTTTGCGGAATAATTGACTGCACCCCCAGAACTGAAATGAAAGAACAGAATGAATCACTTATGGTGAGAACCACCATGCCCGGCTTTCAGGCTGAAGATCTGGGAGTTTCTGTTACTGAAACGACTATGACTATTTCCGGTGAAAAAAAGGTCACCTTCCAAGGCGGCCGAAAAACCAACCATTTTAAAAAGACTATCCCACTTCCATGCCGGGTCGATCCGGAAAATGTAAGAGCCACATTTAAGGATGGAGTACTGGAAATAGTCCTGCTCAAGTGCATCATTAAACCGCAAAAAACAATCTTCATAACCGCTGAATAG
- a CDS encoding amino acid ABC transporter substrate-binding protein, whose product MKRLLVILMVAMMLAFAVMAQASDDSWNKVKDSGKLAIGLDDAFPPMGFRLDDGKLVGFDIDAAEEVGKRLGVKIVWQPTAWDGVIHSLNSNKFDCIWNGMTITAERQAKVLFSKPYIMDGQIAVVAMGNKDVKSSKELGGKIVGVQKGSPALEAAKSLKPAPVEIREYDTNPKAFLDLEAGRISAVVVDNIAGRYYMSTRPGKYMGLPGFISSEPFGIAFRMNDKSLEEKVQSVIDAMVADGTMGKISRKWFGEDITNPAKW is encoded by the coding sequence ATGAAAAGATTATTAGTAATTCTTATGGTTGCTATGATGTTGGCCTTCGCAGTCATGGCTCAGGCTTCTGATGATTCATGGAACAAAGTTAAGGATAGCGGAAAGCTCGCAATCGGGCTTGATGATGCTTTCCCTCCAATGGGCTTCCGTCTTGACGACGGCAAACTTGTCGGCTTTGATATTGATGCGGCAGAAGAAGTTGGAAAGCGCCTCGGAGTTAAGATTGTTTGGCAGCCTACCGCATGGGACGGCGTTATTCACTCTCTCAATTCAAATAAATTTGACTGTATCTGGAATGGCATGACTATCACTGCTGAACGTCAGGCCAAGGTTCTTTTTTCAAAGCCTTACATCATGGACGGACAGATTGCAGTTGTTGCTATGGGTAACAAAGACGTTAAGTCTTCTAAAGAACTCGGCGGCAAAATCGTTGGTGTTCAGAAAGGTTCCCCTGCTTTGGAAGCTGCAAAGAGTCTGAAACCTGCTCCTGTTGAAATTCGTGAATATGACACCAACCCTAAAGCATTCCTCGACCTCGAAGCCGGTCGTATTTCTGCTGTTGTTGTTGATAACATTGCAGGTCGTTACTACATGTCCACCCGTCCCGGAAAATACATGGGTCTGCCCGGATTCATTTCCAGCGAACCTTTCGGTATTGCTTTCCGCATGAATGATAAATCCCTTGAAGAAAAAGTTCAGTCCGTTATTGATGCAATGGTTGCTGACGGAACAATGGGTAAAATCTCCCGCAAGTGGTTCGGTGAAGATATTACCAATCCTGCTAAATGGTAA
- a CDS encoding amino acid ABC transporter permease (The N-terminal region of this protein, as described by TIGR01726, is a three transmembrane segment that identifies a subfamily of ABC transporter permease subunits, which specificities that include histidine, arginine, glutamine, glutamate, L-cystine (sic), the opines (in Agrobacterium) octopine and nopaline, etc.), producing MITLDNKFGKSGAFLASLFLLLTLLTVTAVSEAGEKSDAILKQARDALSLGHIDQAQVLFEQIPAPGPEGDDGEFVYSRMQLARLNFSLKDLNQAKKYSEEIIAVYPDNIEAKNFIASVDRSMRPQWRQIVDDCLRFLPSLLKGATMTLVLVFFTMLVSPIGGLLIALGKISKVQPFSGISWFIIWFFRGTPLLLQLFFIYYGLPAMGITLSPLVSALIGLGINYSAYLAEIIRAGIQSIDHGQTEAAKALGMTYSQTMRRVIIPQTYKRIIPPFANEFIALIKDTALVSTIAMVELMRAADQMFNAYFNITVLVLAAFIYLIFTTVFTFAFEKLEYKVGVYERR from the coding sequence ATGATTACTTTAGATAATAAATTCGGAAAGAGCGGGGCTTTTTTGGCCTCGCTCTTTCTCTTGCTTACCCTTCTTACGGTTACGGCTGTTTCAGAAGCCGGAGAAAAGTCCGACGCGATTCTTAAACAGGCGCGCGACGCTCTGTCGCTTGGTCATATTGATCAGGCACAGGTTTTATTTGAGCAAATTCCTGCTCCCGGACCGGAAGGTGATGACGGTGAGTTTGTATATTCCCGTATGCAGCTTGCACGGCTTAATTTTTCTCTTAAAGATCTGAATCAGGCTAAAAAATACAGCGAAGAGATTATTGCGGTTTATCCTGATAATATTGAAGCTAAAAATTTTATAGCATCTGTGGATAGATCTATGCGTCCTCAGTGGCGTCAGATTGTAGATGACTGTTTGCGTTTTTTGCCGTCGCTCCTTAAAGGCGCGACCATGACGCTTGTGCTCGTATTTTTTACAATGTTAGTTTCTCCCATCGGCGGACTACTCATTGCGTTGGGTAAGATCAGTAAGGTTCAGCCTTTTTCTGGCATAAGCTGGTTTATTATTTGGTTTTTTCGCGGCACACCGCTTCTTTTACAACTTTTCTTCATTTATTATGGGTTGCCGGCGATGGGGATTACTTTATCCCCGCTTGTTTCAGCCCTGATCGGTTTGGGTATTAACTATTCCGCGTATCTTGCTGAAATTATACGAGCTGGAATTCAATCAATTGATCATGGACAGACCGAAGCAGCTAAAGCTTTAGGAATGACCTACTCCCAGACCATGCGCCGGGTTATAATTCCTCAGACTTATAAGAGAATTATTCCTCCGTTTGCCAATGAATTTATTGCTCTTATCAAGGATACAGCACTTGTTTCAACCATCGCGATGGTTGAGCTTATGCGTGCGGCAGATCAGATGTTCAACGCATATTTCAACATCACTGTGCTTGTTCTTGCTGCATTTATTTATCTTATTTTTACAACCGTGTTCACCTTTGCTTTCGAGAAACTCGAATATAAGGTGGGGGTATACGAAAGGCGTTAA
- a CDS encoding AI-2E family transporter, giving the protein MSQNDIPYTFDRVFRLALAAGSIWLTVLLLSSLSDVLLPFAVALTLAYLLNPLVELTGRIIKNRMAAVVVTLTVIIVPVGKLLCLAMSMVGSELSHIGKLFAILVNDSAAAKRAAEYLPADIWKFLTDLAQQDDVRQFLSESGVANMLHAAAQKALPGIWNLVSGSAQVFAALAGVFVIILYLVFLLADYDKLRSWRSHLPEKYRARVSSFIDEFTNITNRYFRTQALIALIIGCLFSAGFMLIDLPLAILLGLLIGLLNMVPYLQIAGLVPAFLFAGLSALATGGSLWGGFAGVAAVFAVVQIIQDAVLVPKLQGESLGLSPWMILLSLSVWGKLLGFLGLVMALPLSCMALAVYRQYTAAREKKSFEEADINP; this is encoded by the coding sequence ATGTCGCAAAACGATATCCCGTACACTTTTGACCGCGTGTTCAGACTGGCGCTGGCGGCCGGTTCTATCTGGCTTACTGTTCTTTTGCTTTCTTCTTTGAGTGATGTGTTGCTACCGTTTGCGGTTGCTCTGACTCTGGCATATTTGCTTAATCCGCTTGTTGAATTGACCGGCCGGATCATCAAAAACAGGATGGCGGCGGTGGTCGTAACACTGACCGTAATAATTGTGCCTGTAGGAAAACTTTTATGTTTAGCCATGAGTATGGTGGGTTCTGAGCTGAGTCATATCGGAAAGCTATTTGCGATTCTTGTTAATGATTCGGCTGCGGCAAAGCGTGCTGCTGAATATCTGCCCGCAGATATCTGGAAGTTTTTGACCGACCTTGCTCAGCAGGATGATGTTCGTCAATTTTTGAGTGAATCGGGTGTGGCAAATATGCTTCATGCCGCAGCTCAGAAAGCCCTGCCCGGAATCTGGAATCTGGTAAGTGGTTCCGCGCAAGTGTTTGCTGCGCTCGCAGGTGTGTTTGTGATCATTCTTTATCTGGTTTTTCTGCTGGCTGATTATGATAAGCTTCGCAGCTGGCGTTCTCATTTGCCGGAAAAATATCGCGCACGAGTCTCTTCATTTATTGATGAATTTACCAATATCACAAATCGCTATTTCCGCACGCAGGCACTTATTGCGCTTATTATCGGGTGTTTGTTTTCAGCAGGATTTATGCTTATAGATTTACCCTTGGCCATATTGTTAGGGTTGCTCATAGGGTTGCTCAACATGGTGCCATATCTGCAAATAGCAGGACTTGTGCCTGCATTCTTGTTTGCAGGATTAAGTGCGCTTGCAACTGGCGGCAGCTTGTGGGGCGGTTTCGCCGGAGTCGCAGCTGTGTTTGCGGTAGTGCAAATAATTCAGGACGCAGTGCTTGTACCAAAGCTTCAGGGCGAAAGTCTTGGTTTGTCACCGTGGATGATTCTGCTGTCGCTGTCAGTGTGGGGAAAACTTCTCGGATTTCTCGGGCTGGTTATGGCCTTGCCGCTTAGTTGCATGGCGCTGGCTGTTTATCGGCAGTATACTGCGGCGCGGGAGAAGAAAAGTTTTGAAGAGGCTGACATTAATCCCTGA
- a CDS encoding amino acid ABC transporter ATP-binding protein, translating to METILELKQVVKSFGSLTAVNHIDLKIKRGEKVVIVGPSGSGKSTLLRTMNFLETIDSGEILFEKEPCGYVTRGDKLVLDSQKKLCALRSEIGMVFQQFNLFPHMTVLQNVMEGQVTVLKKSKAEAKDTAYKMLDKVGLPDRSDVYPVTLSGGQKQRVAIARALAMQPKMMLFDEPTSALDPELVGEVFDTIRSLANEGMTMVIVTHNMGFAREVADTVIFMEQGDFIAKGTPDEFFSSKVLHPRISEFLDKLL from the coding sequence ATGGAAACCATTTTAGAATTAAAACAGGTTGTTAAATCTTTCGGCTCTCTCACTGCGGTCAATCATATCGACCTGAAAATTAAGCGCGGAGAGAAGGTTGTTATTGTCGGCCCAAGCGGGTCTGGCAAATCCACTCTTTTGCGGACAATGAATTTCTTAGAAACCATTGATTCCGGTGAAATATTATTTGAGAAAGAACCTTGCGGATATGTAACCCGCGGCGATAAACTGGTACTTGATTCTCAAAAGAAGCTTTGTGCTTTACGCTCTGAAATCGGCATGGTTTTTCAGCAGTTCAATCTTTTCCCGCACATGACAGTTCTCCAGAATGTGATGGAAGGGCAGGTAACTGTACTGAAAAAAAGCAAAGCTGAAGCGAAAGATACAGCTTATAAAATGCTTGATAAAGTAGGTCTTCCTGATCGCTCGGATGTTTATCCGGTGACTCTTTCAGGCGGACAGAAACAGCGTGTCGCTATTGCCCGCGCACTTGCAATGCAACCCAAAATGATGCTTTTTGACGAGCCTACGTCTGCGCTTGATCCTGAACTTGTCGGAGAAGTTTTCGACACAATTCGGTCGCTTGCAAACGAAGGAATGACTATGGTAATCGTCACCCATAATATGGGATTTGCTCGCGAAGTTGCGGATACGGTAATTTTTATGGAACAGGGAGATTTTATTGCAAAGGGAACTCCTGATGAATTCTTTTCTTCTAAGGTTTTGCATCCGAGAATCAGCGAGTTTTTAGACAAGCTGTTATAG
- a CDS encoding FUSC family protein: MFKAIFGTLRQEFRLDSIPFQHAVRAALAITIAVVASKFLDLRHAIWLPVSVIVVMRPSVGGTLRIGWRRLWGTVLGAALGVGILFLNPANTVLISLIALSFFLVILLRVFSYTAFSCALTAGIILLLGMLFTDGWQFGLERILDTVLGVGIGIAASFGVWPNMARKNLRKKMFELVHTQAVHFEKLTDSYLHDSVSESDLVSTRIDASIKLDQCSEIFREAAAEPGLRGWQRDNLTRLIRVFTRMHRLLTAMSTIIRRGYGGPLSPIADGMKNILQVTQDHYAWLECYALHPDECRPVPDFEKAVNDFIRTVGDARIRGDFEDVPLERRNNISAFIWNIRSLGAEIDRAGRRLHELRHGRESNLTKGK; this comes from the coding sequence ATGTTTAAAGCCATATTTGGAACTTTGCGTCAGGAATTCCGTCTTGATTCGATTCCTTTTCAGCATGCGGTGCGAGCTGCTTTGGCGATCACCATAGCGGTAGTTGCCTCAAAATTTTTAGATTTACGCCATGCGATATGGCTCCCTGTAAGTGTCATCGTCGTGATGCGGCCATCCGTCGGCGGAACACTGCGTATCGGCTGGCGGAGATTGTGGGGGACTGTGCTGGGTGCGGCGCTTGGGGTGGGGATTCTCTTTTTGAATCCCGCTAACACTGTACTCATTTCGCTGATTGCTCTTTCTTTTTTTCTAGTTATTTTGTTACGGGTTTTTAGCTATACAGCCTTTTCATGCGCTCTGACAGCCGGAATTATTTTATTGCTTGGCATGCTTTTTACCGACGGGTGGCAATTCGGGCTTGAAAGAATTCTTGATACTGTTCTCGGGGTGGGAATCGGGATAGCGGCCTCTTTCGGGGTGTGGCCGAATATGGCGCGTAAAAATCTGCGCAAAAAAATGTTTGAACTGGTTCATACACAAGCGGTACATTTTGAAAAGCTGACTGATTCATATCTTCACGACAGCGTCAGTGAAAGTGATCTTGTATCAACTCGTATTGATGCTTCTATAAAACTTGATCAATGTTCTGAGATATTTAGAGAGGCTGCGGCAGAACCGGGGCTGCGAGGGTGGCAGCGTGATAATCTTACCCGTTTAATACGGGTTTTTACACGTATGCACAGATTGCTGACCGCTATGTCGACAATTATCCGCAGAGGTTATGGCGGGCCGCTTTCACCTATAGCTGACGGGATGAAAAATATTTTGCAGGTGACGCAGGATCATTATGCGTGGCTTGAATGTTACGCTTTGCATCCCGATGAGTGTCGACCTGTTCCTGATTTTGAAAAGGCCGTAAACGATTTTATACGTACTGTCGGTGATGCTCGAATTCGTGGTGACTTTGAAGATGTTCCGCTTGAAAGGCGTAACAATATCTCGGCTTTTATCTGGAACATCCGCTCGCTGGGTGCTGAGATTGATCGTGCCGGCAGAAGACTTCATGAGTTGCGGCACGGGCGGGAATCTAATTTAACAAAAGGAAAGTAA